Within Planococcus citri chromosome 2, ihPlaCitr1.1, whole genome shotgun sequence, the genomic segment tgcaaacttgAGATTGTAATTCTAccgcgttatttttttttctagcgaTTAGTTTTCTCAATTAATGAGATCATTCTATCATAAATTTCAATCTGGCAGATTCCCCTCTCCCTTTTCAACTCAGAATTCAAATTACTCATTTCAATCAAGTCaaagtcaaaaaacatttttaatcaggagaattttcgttatttcaaaaattttgggccTCATCATGCCCCCCCCTTTTACATTGACCCCTTCAGAagtcaacaaaaattttccgagctttgcttaaaaattatccaagtactaatttcaaaattttaatagacGAAATTCTGGAAACTGTTGAATAAATCGACCCCATGGGATCAAAATTATTTCGCGGGGGTCAATCTcatataaatttccaaataaatacATGTTAGAAggataaaataaatcaaaaagaCCAGTACGATGATAAATTTGCTTTCACTCCTGAGGTtttgaaattacgagtaaaatcaTCTCATCATTTGctaaaactttgaaacttttcattcaCTAGATTCTTCACGATTCTAAATTCTCATCTACTTCAACGATTAAGaacctaaaatgaaaataaaaaattctaaaaatgaaaacaacactcagttcaaaaaaagtaataataataagttTAATTTGATACAAAAATCGATAGgattcgaaacaaaaaaaaatccttaaaaacACTATAATACCACAGAACTAAAATTCAATTAAACTTTATCCTTTTCACTTGAGGGGGTATAAATTTACTCGACATAGTAAATTTCGTTCTTTTAACAGTCTCAGGCTTATCTTGCTTCTGAGATTTATCAGGTTCTACATCAGCATCGGATACAGGATTCGATTCCGGTTTCGTTGCAGCTGTTTCCGGTGGTTTTGTATCAGCTTTGGGTAACAATTGTGGGCCAATAAGAACTCGAGGCTGTAAACAAACACATCAACACGAATTAATATGACAATCAACTACATGATTGAGTGATTTCGGCAGAATAAAGCCTCAACTCACAGGTTGCTGCTTTTGAGGTTTTTGATTACGAAAATTCAACTTATTAGTTGAATTAAAACCGGTCGAGTTGAGAGGAACTCCTTTACGAGTGGAATGCTGATTCGTTGGCTTCTTGAACCGATTAACATTATTTTGAGGACTAGAAAAACAATGTTGAGCTGGGTACGCTGTCGTTACAGCAGGAACATTCGTGCCACTAGGACCAGGCTGAGGTTCGATTGTAGACTGACTCATTTGTTGAGATTTTCTGCTCGAcgaaagtgaaaattaaaaCGAGTTATTAAATAATATAATGAAGGTGAAGAtttgtattcaaaaaataacgTACCTCAAATCAGCAGCCGTATACTGAGATAGTCTTTTTAATACTTCGTGTCTTCTTTGATCCAGTTTATGTCTACATTCTGAGACAGATTCCAATTCCGGAGCATAACACACGTGTAGAATACCACCGAAAAACGACTTATCATCTATCATATGTTTGGCAAACCTGAACATAAATTCAACCATTCAGAATTCATCTCATCATAACCTACAAGGTGAATCCTTATTCACCAACTACCTGGCTGATTGTATTTTGGTAAATGTGACGTGAAACACTTCGGTAAAAGATTCTTCATCTTCGGAGTAGTCTTTAACTTGATGTATTTGTTTGATTTCACCATAACGCATGCATAAGTGCTTCACTTCTTTTTGCAAATTCAACGAAGGCATTCCTCTGATGATCAGGTGCTGAGATTCGTCGCTAATCGTGTATACCTGATACAAGTACTAGACTAATTAAGGAAAATGTTCCCATAAACGAAAAGTGTAACAGTTTTCGTCAAGTAAGAAAACTAGTTACGAGGGTGAATTATAGAGTaacaataaaatattaatttggtAGGATACAAGTCCAAATTGGCCGGTACCTTCACGGCAGTCAGCTTTTTTCCTTGGCGATACGATGGACGAGTGGTGCAGAGTTGCTGGCGTTCGTGATGAGGTTGCTTCGTGATTGTTTTCTCCTTGGATTCCATTTTTCCGTACTAAATTGCTCTAATTTAAAGCATAAGATCATTTATTTTGGcctgaaactttgaaaatcaccaaaaaagttCGGGAACTTTGATGTGATGATGattcgcgaaaaaaaacgaagtgGCTGACACCTAGCGGCTGTTCCGTCAACTATCTGAAAAGGTGATATGATGAAAAGGTGAATgcaatttttcctgtaaaaaattcaactttttcgattattcGCGGATTTTGGTGAACTTTGGTGCAGTATCAAATTATAGACAATAAAATTCcgtatcgattgatgttaaattttcatcatttcgtgaaaaaataacgattttatgaatacttttagtttgctgatttttgcatactacgtacatCAACTTCAAACTCGaaatacttgtaattttcaGTGAGCATGTGCGCgttttaaataatcaaaatgttcggaattacatcctctttaaaatggatttttaccgaaagctctatgTGCAACGGTTCAAAAGTTGTGGAAGtttgaagttgcgaaaacaaggcaAAAAGCAGCTGCGAAtcgtaagtattgaactttgaactaaaattactcgaaattttcagtggacacctaggtattttaatatatcaaaatgttcggTATTTCTTCCtctttaaaatgcttttttactgaaagctctaccttcaaccgttcaaaagtaattgaagatcaaagttgcggaaataGATTATTCATCAACAGTATCAACACATTGTTTGaattgataacagtgataacacaatttgaacattttggtgaCATTATCTTCAattacttttgaacggttgaaggtagagctttcggtaaaaaaacattttaaagagGAAGATATGccgaacattttgatatattaaaatacctaggtgtccactgaaaatttcgagtaatttttgtttgaagttCAGTACTTACGATTCGCAGCTGCTTTTtgccttgttttcgcaacttcaaaCTTCCACAACTTTTGAACCGTTGCAcatagagctttcggtaaaaatccattttaaagaggatgaaaCTCCGAATATTTTGGTATATTAACATAAGCATAGgtttactgaaaatttcgacaatttttcgtttaatgttgacatatagtatgaaaaatgcGGTAaaagtattcattaaatcgttaattttcctctaaatggtgaaaaattagtatcaatcgatagggaatttcattgtctttaatttaagactaACTAAAAGTTCATCAGaactcgcgaacaatcgaaaaatttgctGTTTTTTCGCGAATCACCAAAGATATTACCATCTAATCACCTTTTCAGGACTGCGATACTAGCGATCCAAGCGAGGGTTTTTTCGCGAATAAGAACAAAGAgataagaaattaaaaaaaaaacaaacccacAGACTTACAGCAAAAACTGGATAAAACGTGAGAATTTcgctgattttttgaaatttacgccgATTTTCTATCCAGTTTTTATAATAAGGTTTTATATCcatgaataaatttgaaaacaaaaacaactttcttttttttcaagtttcgaaatctTTGTTTTGTCAGTTGATGCTGATTAAATTAActataaattataattaattcattttcgtGTATTGAAACTGAAACGTGGAAGTGcaacaataaaacaaaactcGCGAACAACATACTTCAATAAGTTGTATGCCAAACTGAAAACTCTGGTCACTTGGTCTTCATGATAAATTGTGGAAACAAGTCAGCGGTCATCGCGGgcaatttgataatttcttaTGACCCAAATCTATTctgattttgttcaatttgccACGAATTTATCGAGCTTTCATTCACCATGCTTCCAATTACAAAAGATGAAAGGGTAAGTCTACTCCAGTATTATGTTGATCAATATTCTCTGTAACTAAAGCAGAGGAATTAATCAATTCATCTAATTCCGTCAACTTTATTCATCACGTAACGTTTTCTGTCACAGGAATGGATCCAAAACGCTATAAAATTCTACCGAGAATGGGATAAAACACTCTATCTATGGAAAGCTTTTCACGCAGACCAGCACGACTTGCTAAAATCTTACGTTGGTCTTTCACTGTACGGAAATC encodes:
- the LOC135837030 gene encoding RNA-binding protein 48 isoform X1, with amino-acid sequence MESKEKTITKQPHHERQQLCTTRPSYRQGKKLTAVKVYTISDESQHLIIRGMPSLNLQKEVKHLCMRYGEIKQIHQVKDYSEDEESFTEVFHVTFTKIQSARFAKHMIDDKSFFGGILHVCYAPELESVSECRHKLDQRRHEVLKRLSQYTAADLRKSQQMSQSTIEPQPGPSGTNVPAVTTAYPAQHCFSSPQNNVNRFKKPTNQHSTRKGVPLNSTGFNSTNKLNFRNQKPQKQQPPRVLIGPQLLPKADTKPPETAATKPESNPVSDADVEPDKSQKQDKPETVKRTKFTMSSKFIPPQVKRIKFN
- the LOC135837030 gene encoding RNA-binding protein 48 isoform X2; amino-acid sequence: MPSLNLQKEVKHLCMRYGEIKQIHQVKDYSEDEESFTEVFHVTFTKIQSARFAKHMIDDKSFFGGILHVCYAPELESVSECRHKLDQRRHEVLKRLSQYTAADLRKSQQMSQSTIEPQPGPSGTNVPAVTTAYPAQHCFSSPQNNVNRFKKPTNQHSTRKGVPLNSTGFNSTNKLNFRNQKPQKQQPPRVLIGPQLLPKADTKPPETAATKPESNPVSDADVEPDKSQKQDKPETVKRTKFTMSSKFIPPQVKRIKFN